The stretch of DNA AAAAGCAACTCGCCAGCTTCTCCAACAAAATTTAATCCTACTGGTTTTGGAGTTTTAGTGGAAGATCTTGTAAGTTTTCCAGAACGTGACGAAAACGGAATCCGTTTACAAGGTGATGTAGTTTTGAAACCGGATGCACAATTTTTCGAGTTCTACCATACGAATACAAAAGCTGATGCAGGCTTCGAAACAGAAGCAGAACAAGATTCAATCAAAATTACACCTAAGTTTGTGGCTCAACATCCTGGTAACGAAGTTGAATCGCGTGAATTTATCTCGAATATGTTAGGGAAAGATGTGATCTTATTCGTTGGATCTTGCGACGATAAAGGTTTTGATGTTATTGGGGAACCTTGTTTACCAATGCAGTTAGTTCCATCGCAAACGAACAACAGCGACGGAAAATTCTTTACATTAACGTGGCAAGCTTATGGTTCTACCGATAAGTTAAATGCTTTCTACGAAGGTAACATTGTAAGAAGCGAAGTACCAACGTCAACAGGTAATGTAGTTGCCGTAGATGGTAATGTAAGCAAGGTTGTAAAAGTTGCAGCGTCAACTACAACAGATACATTAGAGATTACGCCTACAAATCTAAAAAACAACGACCAAGTAACATTAATTGGTTCGGGTGGTTCTGCTCCTTATACATTAGAGAGCGGGGTTGCTGGTGGCGTTACAGTGGTATTATTTAACGGTACACAATGGACTGCATTAGATGATGCTTCTATCACTTTAAAATATGTAGATGGTGGAACAACCAAATACTTATACGAAGTAGCAAGAGGCTAAATTTATTTTTTCATAGTATAGTTGGTTTTAAAAGGCGATTAGTTTTCTAATCGCCTTTTTTGTAATATTGTTAAAACTAAACTATATATATGAAAAACTTTGTTGCAATTGATTTTGAAACAGCTAATCGAAAGCGTATTAGTGCTTGCTCTATTGGATTATCAATTTTTGAAGATGGTAAATTAATTGAATGTAAGCACTTTTATATTAAACCTCCTATTAATGAGGAATTTGAATCTATAAATATGAGAATCCATAAAATTACACCAGAAGATGTAAAAGATGCTTGTAATTTTTTAGATTTATGGAATACCCAATTAAATTCTATTTTAAATAATCAATTCATTGTATTACATAATTCGAGTATGGATTATAGTATTTTAAAACAATTAATCGAATTTTATGATATCAAAAATGTATATTTTAAGTATTTAGATACGATGTTATTGGCTAAAAATTTAGGGTATCCGCAAAAATTAGAATTATTATGTGAAGAATTTAATATCAAATTTGATAACATTCACAAAGCAGATGAAGATTCAAAAGTTTGTGGAGAGTTGTTTCTAAAGTTAATAAATATTGATTCTGATATTGAAAACTCAATCAAGCATTACCCTGAAAGAGATAAAAAATATTACGAAAGTATTTCTATTGAAAGAGATAAAGAATACAAAATCTTAATAGATAAATTTAGAGTTTCTAAAAAAGAGTTAGATAATATAGTTATAAATGGAAATAATTTCTTGTTTACAGGTGAAATATTAGAACCACGACATATTGCTGAAAAATTTATAACAAATAACGGAGGTAAAATTGTAAAATCAATTCAAAAAAAACTTAATTTTTTAGTTGTTGGAAAAGATTACGGTTGGAGCAAAATTGACAAGACAGTAGAATTAAATAATAAAGATTGTTCTATCCAAATATTATTGGAGGAGGATTTTAATATTTTAAAATCTAAGGTTTTTCAATTTAGATTAACAAAAAAAATAGTAGATGTATATGATGATTATTTTATTCAAACAGCCAAAGTAAATTCCTTTTATGGAAAATATATATATTATTCTCAAAACTTCAAACAACCGCATAATAGTATATATCAATTAGGTGGAAACTTAAATGGTACTGTAGTAAACCATTGGTCTGATGAAAGTCAATTAACGAACTTTTTTATTATAAGTGATGCAGATTATGCATCCTTGGAAAGTGGTGAATTAAGTCAAGAAGTAATTTTTATTCAAGAATTAATTAAAAAGCAACAATCAATAAAAGATTTTCAAACCCAAATAATTAGTTCAAATCTTAAAATTGTAAAATTTAAAACCTTTGAAAATTACCTTCAAAACAGGACAAAGTTAAATTCGAATAATATAATATCTGAATCAGAATTAAAAAGAGATATTTTTTTATTAACTGATAATAATAATTAATTTAAAACAATGGGAAATTACGGATATTTAGAAATCGTAAATATTAGGAGGTATATTTATTTTAGCTATTATATTGGCATTGATATTATTAATCATATACCTAATAAAAAAAATCAAAAAATAAGTTATGCAAATGCATAACTTATTTTTTTTGTTTTATATTTGCTTTGCGAAATCAAACGAGGGTTTTGTTATATATACAACTTTCCTCTAAACACAATTTAAATAAAGATATTAAAAATACGCTCTGGCGTGTGGTTACATTTGTTATAGATAACATCTATACTCTTGTTTGGTTTCGCGACTCCCACATAGCCAGGGCTTTTTTGTTGGCTAATATTTTAAAGTTATAAAAATGCGAAACCAAACAACTTCAAAACAAACAGCAATCGCACGTAAAGCAACTGCAGGACAAGAACAATTCTTAACAGAGTTACAAGATCTATTAACGTATTCAGACCCAAAGGATGTAATCAATACCCTTGATTCGGTTTATTTAGATTGGCTGGGTTCTAATTACGCAGACGATAATACATACCGCACAGATGCAACCAATGTTTTCCGCTATATCATCAATATGATAAAAGCGTTTGATAAACAACCAGAAGTTGCAGCACAAATCTTCAAGAATTTAAAAACTACCAACGATGCAGTATAGAAATGTTGTAAGTGTTGTTTCTTTACAAGGTATAGAAATAGATGCAGGTAGTCTTTGGACTTTCGATAAAAATCTAAATTTACTTATCTTAGTAGATGAAGATGAATATATAACACACAAACCAAGTAACGATATATTTGAAAAAGTGTGAGTTTATTTATAGTTAGGTTAGTTAAATGCGAGATTCTTTTGTAATCTCGCATTATTTATTTAGGCAAGATATTGCGTATAACTTCAAGATTTATTATCTTTATATTATGAATTACATTAAATTTCTTTACGAAAAATCAGATTATAAATCGGTTAAAGACTTTGCAAAAGATGCCGATATTTCCGAACGTACAATGAATTCGTACATTTACGAAAATCGAGATATTCCACTTTCTAAATTCATTAAAATTTGCAACGCACTAAACTTAGATTTCGAAAAGTTTATCAATCAATAATGTAATTTAGAATTATTCTACATAAGATTATAACAACACTATTTATGAGCTTTTTGTCAAAATATTTTGGACAAAATTTTTTACCATAAATTTTTATTATAAACATCGTGTTTGATTGTATAAACAATTAGAATATATTTATATAACAATTTACTAATCAAGTTGTAAATAAACCGCTAAGCATGAACATTTTAATTGACAAACCAGTTTCTGAAACATACAACACTGCTTTTAGTGTTTCGGAGAACTTCAAAAAAACAATTGAAGAAGGAAGTGACGAGCATTTAGATTTTATTTCTTCGTTAAAACCTTTACACGATTCGTTTATTAATGCTTTAGATAAATTTAATCAGGCTTTTGCACTTAATTTCCCAAATAACGAAAAGGATAAAGAAGAAAGCCTTGTAAAAATCAAAGAATTAATGAATCTTGTAGAATTTACAAGAATAGTTTATGATGAAAACGAATTTACAAGAAAATCATTTCCTACTTTTAGAGAAAACTTACTAATCCAATCCAACGAATTACTTGAATTCATTCACGATTTATCAAAAGATAATTCAATTTGGGATGATGAAGATTTAATATTTTAGAATGAAATTTGAATGCACCGCCAGATTTAAAAAAGAATACAAAGAATTAAAAACGGATAACTCTAAAATATTTGAAGATCTAAAAAAAGATTTATTTGATTTATCTATAGATCAACTATTTCATCATTACCAAAATTTAAGTAAGGGGAATAATACTGTTCGATTAAAAAAACACAGAGTAAGAAATAGTAGTAAAAACCAATCATCAATTGGTGGTTTTCGAATTTATTTTCATATCAATAAAGAAACCGAAATTGTACGATTAATGACAATCTATTGCAAAGTAGGGAAAAGAAAACACAGAAAAATAGTACTAACTGATGATGAAGAAAAACAAATTAAAGAAGAATTAAAACAACACCAAAAAAATGATTGTTTTATTCAATTAGAAATAGAACCGAAAAAAATTATTTTTAAAGTTCCAGTTGAAACCACTCCCTAAAAGAGTGGTTTTTTTATTTTACCTTCCATCCTATCCTCCAACGGTGATCTACAATTTGCAAATGAAATTCTAAATTTTCTACATTCTTCACTTTAGAAAATAAACGTTTGATCATAGCATCGGTCATCCATACATCCTCCATCTCAAAAAAAGCCTGAATAATTTTATTGTTTCTACGAACAACATATATAAATCCTGTTGCTACTACTCTATCCTTTGCCCATTCTTGAATATTCTCTGAATACTTTGGATACACAAAACTTATTACTTTGAAAATTTGTTGAAGTTGTGTCGAATTAATTTCCATTCAACAAAATTAACCATTGTATTTGTGTCAGCAAAAACCTTATTCATCTCCCCGATTTTGCAGTAAAACTGCAACATGGCAAAGAAAATTCACGAAGAAGATATAAAACTGAATATCATCATCAATGGTGATAAATCTCAAAAAGAATTAGCTGATCTTGATAAAAGCACAAAGGCTCTTGTATCTACCAACAAAGATTTAAAGAAAGCGAAAGCTGAATTGGTTGCACAAGGTAAAAGGGATTCGCAAGAGTTTAAGAACCTTACCAATCAAATCAAAGAAAACAACGCGACGATAAAAGCCAACGAGGACCGAATGAAAGCGTTGAGAAATGCGATTGGTATCAATGCATTATCCATCCAACAACTTCGTAAACATGCCAACGAACTTAAGTATTCGTTAAATACAATGGTTCCAGGCACAACAGAATGGAAAAATCTTAACACTCAATTACAAGAAACTAACGCACGCATTCGCCAATTAACTGCAACTGGACAAGCCCAAAAATTAAGCTTTGGAGCTGCTGCCGATTGGTTAAATCGCTATCAAACCATGTTAGTTTCAGTAGCCGCTACAATTACAGGTCTTACCTACTCGGTACAAAAGTGGATGGATTATATGGGAGAGTTATCTGATGCTGAATCTGATGTTATGAAAACAGCTTCTATGACTAAAACAGAAATAGAAGATTTATCAAAATCATTAGGGGAATTAGATACCAGAACATCTCGGATTAATTTATTAAAAATTGCAGAAGAAGGTGGTCGTATAGGTATAGCAAAAGAGGAAATGGCTGATTTTGTTAAGGTAATGGACCAAGTGTACGTTGCATTAGGTGATTCTTTTACTGGAGGAGTAGAAGAAGTTGCGTCTAAGCTAGGTAAACTTAAGATGTTATTTGAAGAAACTAAAGATATGGATGTACCAAATGCATATAATGCAATTGGTTCAGCTATTAATGATTTAGGTGCTAATGGTGTTGCTACAGAAAATAATATTGCAGAATTCACTACAAGAATTGGCGCATTACCTCAGACATTAAAACCATCTATAGCAGACACATTAGCGTTGGGTGCAGCATTCGAAGAATCAGGTATTGAAGCAGAAGTATCAGCAAGAGCTTACTCAATATTTCTTAATAGAGCATCTACAGAAACAGCTTCATTTGCTAAGGTTATGGGATTGCCTGTAGAGAAAGTGAAAGAAATGATTAATGCTAATCCATTAGAGTTCTTTTTAAAATTTGCAGAAAGATTAAAAGGAATTAATCCAGAAGCTGTAGAAATGGCTCAATTATTAGATCACCTTAAAATTAATGCTGATGGAGCAAATAAGGTAATTGGAGCAGCAGCAAATAACAGCGAACGTTTTAGAGAAACTATAGAATTATCTAATCAATCTTTTATCTCTGCAAACTCGCTATTAAATGAATTTGCAATAAAAAACAGCAACTTAGCTGCAATAATGGATAAAACCAAAAAAACTTTTGCGCAAATCTTTTCTTCTGAAACTTTAACTAAAGTATTAGGAAGTAGTATTGAATGGTTCGCAAAATTTATTGGTGCAGTTAATGACACAGATGGCTCAGTTACAAAATGGAGAAATAACCTTGTTTTATTAGTAAAAACATTTGCTATTATAATAGCTACAATTATTAGTTATAAATCAGCATTAGTACTTACAACTTTGTGGAGTACAACATTAACTAAAGCAACAAATTTACTAAATGCTTCGCAAAAAGCTTCAGCAATAACAGGTAATCTATTAAAAGGAGTTTATTTACTATTAAGCTCGGCTTATTACCTGCTTACAGGGCAAGTAAACAAAGCTACTGCGTCCATGCGTTTATTTAACATTGCCGTTAAAATAAATCCGATTGGTGTACTATTATCTGTAATAACTTTAGTCACTACAGCTGTAATTGCTTTTAGTGATAGATTAGAAGAAACTGAGAAAAATATCCGAAATCTTAATGGAGCAACTTTAGCTAACATAGAAGCTGAAAGAGAATTTCAAAAATCATTAATTGCTACACAATCTAAGATAAATCCACTAATAAATATTCTTAAGGATAACAATACAACTTTAGAAGTAAGGAAACGAGCTTATAACGATTTAATTAAACAACATCCTGAATTTATTGGTACAGTTGATAAAGAATTTAAAGCAACTAATAAATTAACGAATGCTTATGATAGTTTAATTGAAAAATTAAAAGCTGCATCAAGAGCAAGAGCTTTAGAAAATGTAACACAAAAGCGTGATCAAAAGTTAGCTGATGCATTGGATGCAGAATTCAACGCAGAAATCGAATTTAGAAAAGAACAAGTTTTAAATCGAAAGATTCAAAAAGAAAATGAAAAGGCTGCAAAAAATTATACTGAAAAATTAAAAACAACAACCAGAGAATCTGCCGATTTATCTTATATACCAAAAAATTTAAATAACAATGCTGCAAAAGAATTAGAAAAATCAAAAATATTAAGGGAACAAGCACAGAAAGAATCTGATGAATGGAATAGATTTTTAGAATCAGAGTATAAAAAAACTTCAAAAAAAGAAGGAAAAACAACTCAGGATAATAATTTAAGTGGTGGTTTAAATTTAGGGACTGATTCATCAGGATCTAAAAATAAAACATCAATAAAATCCTCTGAAAATAAAGAAAAAACAAATCGTCAAAAATATTATGAAGATATAATACGTGATTATACTCAAAATCAAGAAGAATTACTAAGATTACGTGACAGATATGAGGATATTAAATTAAGTAATATCGAAAATGAATTCGAAAGAGAATTAGCAATTACCAATGCTGAATATTTACGTACTCGTAGAGAATTAGAAGGTAATAAAGTTTCTGACTCTATATTTAATACACTTTATAAAGCACGTCAAGAAGCATATAAAAAAGGTGATATGGAAATGGTTTCTAAATTAGATGCTGTAACGAAAACATATCATCAAAAAAATCAAGAAATAGATCATATACTTTTATTAGAAGCTAATGAATATGCTAAAAAATCTATTGAAATAGAACGTGCTCGCGAATTAAAAATAGTTGACAACCTAATAGAATCGGGCAACAAAAAAATAAATGAATTAAAGCGATTACAAACTGCCGAATTAGCAACCATTACGGATATCGAAATGGCAAAAGATATTCTTCGTCGTACAATGAGCGAAGAAGAAATCAAGCAAATTAAGTCGTGGGAAGATGCTAAAAAAGCATTGGATAAACAATACCAAAAAGAAACTTTAGAGGCACAAGAACAATTCTTACGTGATCAATTAAGCCAATTACAAGCCATTACCGAAGGGGATACTACTTCGGGTATAGACTTTAATCTTCTAACGCCTGAGCAACAAACAGAATTAAAAGAACAAGTTGAGCAAGCCAAACAATTAATCAACGAATTATTGATTGCAAAAAATCAATTGTTAGGCGAAGAGTCAGACGATAAAAATGGTAATAAAAAGAAAAGCAAAGGCGATGGAAATTCTTTAAATAAATACAGTACAGATATTTTAGGAATGTCGCCAGATGATTGGCAGTTGCTATACGATCATCTTAAGGAGGGTAAAATAGGCTTCGAAGAAATAGCCGCAGTTATTGGCGTAATGCAAAATATGTATAGCCAATATGCACAAATGGTGGCGGCTAACGAAAACCGAGAATTACAACGATTTGAGGAAAGAACCAATAGAAAGAAAGATGCACTTTCTCGTCAATTGGATCAAGGCTATATCGACCAAGCGACGTACAATGCCGAAGTACAAAAATTAGAAGATGCGTATAATAAAAGAAAAGCGCAAATTGAATACAATCAAGCTAAAAAAGAAAAACAAATGGCTTTAGTTTCTTCTCTAATGGGTACAGCTTCTGCAGTTGTTGGAGCATTAGGAAAAAAGCCTTGGGGATTAGATAATTTTATTTTAGCGGGATTAGTTGGTGCAATGGGTGCAGCACAAACATTAATGATTGCCAAGCAGCCATTACCATCCAAAGGATTTGAAGATGGATATATCGATATCCAACGCGAGCAAGATGGGAAAATGTTCAGAGCCAAGAAAGGTGGACGAGCAAAAACAGGATTAGTTTCTAAACCAACTCATTTCTTAGCAGGCGAACAAGGACAACATTTCCCAGAAATGATAATCGACGGACCTACTTGGAAGCGTATGGCTCCGGATATGAAACAAGCTTTGCAATCCGAAATTTTACGTGTACGTGGTTTTGAAAGTGGGCACTTCAATAACATTGCGTCAACAGACAATAGCGAATTAATCGCGTTCTTGAAATTAAATTTTGAAGTACTTTCTAAAATCTATGATGAAGGTTTAGAAGCAAAAATTATCAACGATTACCGCAATGCTGAACAATTGCAAAGAGGTTTGGACAAGTACAATAAATTCAAAGCTAAAACGAAGATCTAATGAATGAGATGTTACCACCAGGGGAATCAATTGGAGATGTAACCTACTATATCAATACCAATCCTTCTAATTTAAATTTTAATCGTTCTAATAACGATTCAGAAGTGAAGTTAGTTTCAGTTAATACGCAACAAAGCGGGCTTGAAAACTTTTCTCCTGAATATAAAATAGAATTCTTATGTGCTACAAATCAGTACGGGTATGATGTATTCGAGATAGATGGTGATACGTTTATCGAAAATTCGAACAGTGCTCATTGGGCAGGTAATGTTAAAGTTAAAATAAGTTATTTATCAAATGTACCTAATGGATATTACACTGGTTATTTATATATTATTATTTCTTACAAAAGAGATAATGAGCCTTGGGCAATAACAGCTTCGAAACAAGTTAATCTTAGTTTATCAGTTAATTTACCAACTTCATATAATTTTTCGATAGATAAAGCAGAAGATTTCGTCCATTATACACGAGGAAATAATAATTCGACAAATAGTATTGTAAATGTTGTTACAGATACTGATTATGTTATAAATGGACCATCTTATGTCTTGGTTAATGGAGAAGCTTTACCGAAAAATTTTCCTGCTGGGAATAGACAGTTAAAATTTACGGCACAAGCTTCTAATCAGTTAGAATATGGGAATAATGTAGCTTCAGTTATATTTAGAAAAGTAAATCAAACATTAACTACATTTATTCTGAATGTTTTACAAACCAATACCAATAATTTAGAGGTCAGCAAAGAAAATTTTTCGTTTTCTCATTTGCAAAGTATTGGTTTTAGTGATTGGCAATATTTTAATGTTTACCAACCAAATGCGGTAACAATCATCAAACCGGATTGGATAGAATTAAGAATAGAAAGAGAGATAGGAAATATTAAAGAGTATGCAATTCGTTCTATTTCAAATTCAACAATAGAAGTTGGAGAATACCAAGGGCAATTAATTTTTAATGATATCAATACACAAATAGCTGTTAATCTAAAGTTTGAATTATATAGCTATTGGAACACAAAATTTGATAAAGAAATACATTTCACCAAAGAGCATGAAGCATTAGATTTTTATGCCTATCAACGCAATAGTAATAATTATCTAAAATTAGAATTAAAAGGTAATGTAAGTGATTCGTTGAACGATAATTTCAGCATTGATACGATTCAGAATATCTATTACTTTAACAACAAAGGAAAGTTTGATTTAGGAGCATATTTGCATCGCTACTTTGATTTGTTTCAAAATCAAATCAATTATTTTGATTTTCTAAATTTTCCAAATGGAGTTCACAAACAATACGAATTAGGTAAAATAGACATAACTGTTTCTGAATACAATTACGAAACAGAAGAAATTGCATATAGCTATACAATTCCATCACAATTGTATTTAAAAGGTCATCGTCCGAAAACATTAAATAAAAATAATACGGGGGTAATTTCTAATGCAACAAATAAAATTTGTAGAGCAACTCCGCAATCAAAAATTATCGCACATTTTCTTACAAAACAATTAAATAGTAAAATTTATATTTATGTTAATCAGGTGGAAGTTACGAGTTACAACGCCAACGAATTAAATAGTTTAAGCCTTTACTCATTATACTATGATTTGAAAGAATTGGATTTACAACCAGGTAATTTAGTGGACGTGGTGTATGGTAATCAAGCAATGCAATATCAGATCCTTCCTTCTACTGCCTATTCTAATCATATAATCTATATAGATTATTGGGGACTGCCACAAATTTTCGAAATGACGGGCGGTTATTCTTATGTTCCGAAAGAAGAATATAGTACGTTTCGTAACCCAAAGAATCATCAAAAAAATGTAGGTGTAAATGAAGAAATTATTTTAAAATGGAATACGGGATATTACTTCCGAAATGATATTCCAAAAATCAAAGAAATAGCACAATCCAAAGTTTGTTGGTTAGTAAAAAATAATCAGATTATTGAGATAGTTCCAATTTTCCAAGATTTTGATATGTTTTCGACTGATAATTATTTATACAGCTCCGAGTTAGAATTTTACATAAACGCAGAAGATTATGATACTTGTTTCACAGATTGATGGATTATTCGAGATTGATTTAATCAATACGAAAATTTCGATTACCGAAGAAAATAACTGGTTTACAGATCGATTAGTTTCAAGTTCTTCTTTACCCGAAGAATTGCCATACGAAATACATCCGTTTTTTTTGCAATATCAATCAGACAATGCCGAAGATTATGAAGTAGAATTTGATGTGATTTTTAATGATTTTGGAACGTTACATAAAGCGAAATTCGAAATCATTGCCTTGCATGAATATACTTTTGAATTTTCCATCTTTTATGGTTGGGAAAACTTCCCGAATTGGGATAAAAAATTAATCGAATTAGATTTGCCATTAATCAGTACTGATAATATTTATACGCACGCCAATGCTATCAACGCAACTTTTTATCCAGAAAACGAATATTATTTTCCATGTATTCACACCGAACAATATTCGCAACAAGATTTGAATTATGCTTCATTCAAAGGGAGTTATAATTTACAAGATGAAAATGGAAATTTCTATATCAATTCAATGAATGTAGAAGAAAATCAAATTTTTAACTATACTATTCTTCGACCAAATTTATATTGGTTAAGTGTTTTGAATAAAATTATTTCACAAGCTGGTTACCAATTAGAAGGAGATATAGTGAATGATGATTTTCTTCAAAATTTATTGGTATTGACTTCAAGAAAATACGAACAACCGGACCGACCAGAAACGATTGAATGGATAGTTGGATTGGAAAGTTATGTAAAAAAAGGGGTAAAAACTCCACCAAAAGGATATGGAGAATGGGGACAATGGACATCAGACCAACAAATTTTACATTTCGGAAAATTTCGATTAAAAGGAATAATTAAAAATTGGGATGCGAAATATGTAGATGTTTTTTGTCGCATTTACTTAGATAATGTACTTATATATTCTAAAAGTGGGAGAAATAATTACGATGTAAATATAGAATTCACAACAAAAACGGAAGGTTCAATTTTACGTATTGAAGCGGTAGATTATCAACGAAATGATGAAAAAACAGATTTAAAAATAATTCCGATAGAAGTTTATAATCAAGACGGAAGTATCATTAATTATGTGATAGAATCTGCAGTTATAGATCTAAAAAACTCGCTTCCTGATGCACGGCAAGGCGAATTTATTGAAACAACCATGCGATGGTTTAATTACGATTTTACAGTTACTGGGAATAAAGTTATTATGAATAAAATCGAAAAGATTTTAAGAAGGAAACGTAACGCTGTGGATTGGCGAAAATTCGAAGTAAAGGGGAAAAACAGAACGACAGATTCGGGAGATAGTTACTTATTAAAATTCAAAGATCAGTCCAATGAGAAATATGTTTTTTCCCAAGCGTTTGTAACAAAAAATGGAATTCAAACTGAGAATTTTAAAACCAACGACAATACCAAAGAAATTGTAATTAATACGATTCCTTTACCTGTAACGTCAAAGAATAATAAACTATCTGCAACAATCATCAATGATGATGATTCAACCATTTTAGCTGGATTAAGGAGTAATTCTACAACTGATAATACTACTTTAGAAATGAGTGCGTATTTAATACCAAATATTTATGAGTTATGTTATAAAGCTTTTTTAAAGTTTAGAATTATGACGATGCAGTACGAATGGGAGTTTGCTTGTTCATCCGTAGAACTTGAACAATTCGATATTAAGCGTGAAGTTTTTTGCTATGACAACAACCAATTTATTAAACAAATTACACGCGAAAAATTAAGAGGGCAAGAAGATATTAATGTCCAGACCTATATGATTAGATAAAAAAATAAGCAGGTTTAAACCTGCTTATTTTCATCATTATTGTAAGAATAAACAGAATCAAGTTTATGAATATGTTTATTTTGTTCTGTTTGATTATTATGTACATAAATCATCGTCGTTTGTATTTTACGATGACCTAACAATTTTTGCAAGTCAGCAACATTTCCATCTGTTCTAATGTAATTCGAAGCGAAAGTATGACGAGCGACGTGAAATGATACTCGTTTTCTAATACCAGCTTTTTCTGCAGCTTCTTTTAGAAATTTCAAATTTACTTGATAACAATATTTTTTATTCCAATCGATTGATAAAGCAATTCGCTTTGCTCCTTCTGTTAAAGGTAATCGCAAAGGTTCGTTAACCTTACTCATTCTAATAATTATCACATCCTCAGAGATATTGCTCAATTTAAAATCATGTAAATCTTGATAACGTAAACCAGTGAAGCAACTGAATAAAAATAAACCTAAAGCATGATGTTGGGTATTGGTCAAGGTTGTTCCGTAGAATGTTTTTAAAAGTTTCCTTACTTCTAAAACCGTTAAATCTACTCTATTACTATCAAATGAACCTACTTTTATTTCCTCCAAATCAATCTCAAAATGAATTCCTTTTTTTCGTGCTTTTTTAAGGTATTTTTTTATCACCTTAATGTTTCGTGCGATGGTATGCTGAACATTTCCTTTATCTGTACAAAACTTACGATAATCATTAAAAAACGAATCATCGATAGAATAGAAAGGTATTTCCTTCCGCCACGTTTCAAGTTTAGTTTTTACAGACTTTAAATAACGTGCAGTACCTGGTTTTAAACCTTTTGAATCTTCTGTGATTTCACGATCCATAAAGGCTATAAAATCATAAAAGCTATTAAAATAAGTGTATTCTTCAATGAATCTTGAAATAGTCAAAACCTTTAAATCCCTTGCATATCTTGTTTTTATACTTAGAATTTTCTTTTCAATCTGATCAAGGATTTCATTTGTAATGTAGTCAT from Faecalibacter sp. LW9 encodes:
- a CDS encoding tyrosine-type recombinase/integrase, whose amino-acid sequence is MNYKFTKHNYVRAKDGKVVLLLELSHEGQRHKEPIKDLYVDPKKWNEKKQRVNPKTDDDYITNEILDQIEKKILSIKTRYARDLKVLTISRFIEEYTYFNSFYDFIAFMDREITEDSKGLKPGTARYLKSVKTKLETWRKEIPFYSIDDSFFNDYRKFCTDKGNVQHTIARNIKVIKKYLKKARKKGIHFEIDLEEIKVGSFDSNRVDLTVLEVRKLLKTFYGTTLTNTQHHALGLFLFSCFTGLRYQDLHDFKLSNISEDVIIIRMSKVNEPLRLPLTEGAKRIALSIDWNKKYCYQVNLKFLKEAAEKAGIRKRVSFHVARHTFASNYIRTDGNVADLQKLLGHRKIQTTMIYVHNNQTEQNKHIHKLDSVYSYNNDENKQV